One window from the genome of Solea solea chromosome 2, fSolSol10.1, whole genome shotgun sequence encodes:
- the dnajb11 gene encoding dnaJ homolog subfamily B member 11, with protein MATKGMNVCNICCLLLYISTAVLAGRDFYKILGVDKSATVRDIKKAYRKLALQLHPDRNQDDPKAQDKFADLGAAYEVLSDEEKRKQYDMYGEDGLKEGHHSSHNDIFSSFFGDFGFMFGGNRQQQDRNIPRGNDIILDLEVTLEEVYSGNFVEVVRNKPIAKEAPGKRKCNCRQEMRTTQLGPGRFQMTQETVCDECPNVKLVNEERTLEVEIEQGVRDEMEYPFIGEGEPHIDGEPGDLRFRIKVLKHPVFERRGDDLYTNVTISLVEALVGFEMDIVHLDGHKVHIVRDKITKPSARMWKKGEGLPNFDNVNIRGSLIITFDVEFPQTQLDEQQKDGIRGLLKQSSIQKVYNGLQGY; from the exons ATGGCGACCAAAGGGATGAATGTGTGCAACATTTGCTGCCTCCTGCTTTACATCAGCACCGCGGTGCTCGCCGG GCGAGATTTCTATAAGATTCTGGGTGTTGACAAGAGCGCGACCGTGCGGGACATAAAGAAGGCCTACAGAAAACTGGCCCTACAGCTGCACCCGGACCGGAACCAGGACGACCCGAAAGCCCAAGACAAGTTCGCAGACCTGGGGGCAGCTTATGAG gttcTCTCCgatgaagagaagaggaaacagTACGACATGTACGGAGAGGACGGACTCAAAGAAGGTCaccacagttcacacaatgacatCTTCTCcag TTTCTTCGGTGACTTTGGTTTCATGTTTGGAGGAAACCGGCAGCAGCAGGACAGAAACATCCCCAGAGGAAATGACATCATACTAGACCTGGAGGTCACGCTGGAAGAGGTGTATTCTGGGAACTTTGTGGAG GTTGTTCGGAACAAGCCCATCGCCAAAGAAGCTCCGGGCAAGAGGAAGTGCAACTGTAGACAGGAAATGAGGACGACGCAGCTCGGACCCGGACGCTTCCAGATGACGCAGGAGACGGTGTGTGACGAGTGTCCCAATGTCAA gctgGTGAATGAAGAAAGAACTCTGGAGGTGGAGATTGAACAGGGAGTGAGAGATGAGATGGAATATCCTTTCATCGGAGAAG GAGAACCTCACATCGACGGTGAACCTGGAGATTTACGCTTCCGCATCAAAGTGTTGAA ACACCCCGTGTTTGAGCGCAGAGGTGACGACCTCTACACCAACGTCACCATCTCCCTGGTGGAGGCGCTGGTCGGCTTTGAGATGGACATCGTACATTTGGACGGACACAAG GTTCACATCGTGAGAGATAAAATCACCAAACCCAGCGCTCGCATGTGGAAGAAAGGAGAAGGTCTCCCCAACTTTGACAACGTCAACATCCGCGGCTCGCTCATCATCACCTTTGACGTGGAGTTTCCTCAGACGCAGCTCGACGAGCAGCAGAAAGACG GTATTCGTGGTCTCCTGAAACAAAGCTCCATACAGAAGGTTTACAACGGACTACAAggatattaa
- the tbccd1 gene encoding TBCC domain-containing protein 1: MEAESVSIWPRMEPFLLGALQVAPPTKLGLHYLRKMASYVRTRDGCFPLLGWTMWRHIACGKLQLPEDLAWLYFETFDLLVGHTAEQRLEWAECLSQCSSKSELEQQRTKLSVDTLQFLLFLYIQQLNRVSLRTSLIGEEWPSHRTRSPSPSDREAKTSSQNKNWDDQAHLSFVQNHLAEILELLVEPGQMSRSGQALRDCQISLEVVRSLSLLLEGSVSRSKVVQPVHRLLTRGPLQTQAGFSTASHSFSLHQLLSCLQQNLTLNPFGITACLLSGKKLAWAQQVEGAMKRAKIARNTHTAPPGSKMVLMSQVFKQTLAKTSDKLTGANIKIHRCSDAFIYLLSPLRSVSLDKCRDSLVVLGPVETSVHIHSCHNVRVVCVAGRIAVGASSRCTIHALTPTRPLLLPGNSDLTLGPFHTFYPSLEDHMANVGLAVVPNAWDHPLLLGTEGLINPSNPDPACYRLLPPADFHALVVPFKMEGDTCEVPGGLPAMYQATLDDKQKRIQSWQRTVMEARLNKEQKQKFEELVGVKFHEWLLKTGNRQELDSLIPPTMTPVHESNGPATDSL, from the exons ATGGAGGCAGAGAGTGTGAGCATATGGCCGCGTATGGAGCCCTTCTTACTGGGTGCCCTGCAG GTGGCTCCTCCCACCAAACTCGGCCTGCACTACCTTCGCAAAATGGCGAGCTATGTGCGGACGCGGGACGGCTGCTTCCCCCTGCTGGGCTGGACCATGTGGAGACACATCGCCTGTGGGAAGCTGCAGCTTCCAGAGGATCTGGCGTGGCTCTACTTTGAGACGTTTGACCTTCTCGTAGGTCACACAGCGGAGCAGAGGCTGGAGTGGGCGGAGTGTCTTTCCCAGTGCTCCTCGAAAAGTGagctggagcagcagaggacgaag ttGTCCGTGGACACGCTGcagttcctcctcttcctctacaTCCAGCAGCTGAACCGCGTGTCCCTGCGAACGTCCCTGATCGGCGAGGAGTGGCCCAGTCACCGCACTCGCTCCCCGTCTCCGTCAGACCGAGAAGCCAAGACCAGCTCTCAGAACAAG AACTGGGACGACCAGGCTCATCTGTCTTTCGTCCAGAACCACCTCGCTGagattctggagctgctggtggagCCAGGACAGATGTCCCGGTCTGGACAGGCCCTGAGGGACTGTCAG ATCTCCCTGGAGGTCGTGCGGAGCCTCAGTCTCCTCCTGGAGGGCTCAGTGTCCCGCAGCAAAGTGGTGCAGCCGGTCCACCGTCTGCTGACCAGAGGTCCTCTGCAGACTCAGGCCGGCTTCTCCACAGCGAGCCACTCCTTCTCCCTGCACCAGCTGCTCTCCTGTCTGCAGCAGAACCTCACACTCAACCCGTTTGGCATCACCGCCTGTCTGCTCTCAGGCAAGAAGCTGGCCTGGGCTCAACAAG TGGAAGGAGCCATGAAGCGAGCCAAAATAGCCAGGAACACTCACACGGCGCCGCCCGGCAGTAAGATGGTGCTGATGTCACAGGTCTTCAAACAGACGCTGGCGAAAACCTCGGACAAGCTGACGGGAGCCAACATCAAGATCCACAGATGCTCCGACGCCTTCATCTACCTGCTGTCGCCGCTCAG gTCGGTCAGTCTGGACAAATGTCGGGACAGCTTAGTGGTTCTGGGTCCTGTGGAGACCAGCGTCCACATCCACAGCTGTCATAACGTGCGGGTGGTGTGTGTGGCCGGCAGGATCGCCGTCGGAGCCTCCTCCCGCTGCACCATCCACGCTTTGACCCCAACGCGGCCCCTGCTTCTGCCCGGGAACTCTGACCTCACATTGGGGCCTTTCCACACATTCTACCCCTCCCTGGAGGATCACATGGCCAACGTGGGTTTAGCCGTGGTTCCCAACGCCTGGGATCATCCTCTGCTGCTGGGAACCGAGGGCCTCATCAACCCGTCAAACCCGGACCCCGCCTGCTACcgtctgctgccccctgctgactTTCACGCCCTGGTGGTGCCGTTCAAGATGGAGGGCGACACGTGTGAAGTGCCCGGCGGTTTACCCGCCATGTATCAGGCCACGCTCGACGACAAGCAGAAGAGGATCCAGAGCTGGCAGAGGACGGTGATGGAGGCGCGGCTTAACAA GGAGCAGAAGCAGAAGTTTGAGGAACTCGTGGGCGTTAAATTCCACGAGTGGCTCCTGAAGACGGGGAACAGGCAGGAGCTGGACAGCCTCATCCCTCCCACCATGACACCGGTACACGAGTCCAACGGTCCCGCGACGGACTCGCTCTGA
- the crygs2 gene encoding crystallin, gamma S2 isoform X1 has protein sequence MNVGKIVFYEDKNFQGRRYECDSDCSDFHSYLSRCNSIRVESGAWVVYERPNFMGYQYVLTRGEYPDYQRWMGLNDRISSCKIIHFTSGSSYKMQLYEKSDFGGQAFEATDDCPSLLEKFRWREVNSCKVFDGCWVFYENPNYRGRQYFLEKGEYRKPGDWGAVSATVQSFKRFSE, from the exons ATGAACGTGGGAAAA ATTGTCTTCTACGAGGACAAGAACTTCCAGGGCCGGCGCTACGAGTGCGACAGCGACTGCTCCGACTTCCACTCTTACCTGAGCCGCTGCAACTCCATCCGGGTGGAGAGCGGGGCCTGGGTGGTATACGAGAGGCCCAACTTCATGGGCTACCAGTATGTCCTGACCAGGGGAGAGTACCCAGACTACCAACGCTGGATGGGCCTCAATGACCGCATCAGCTCCTGCAAGATCATCCACTTT ACCAGCGGGAGCTCGTACAAGATGCAGCTCTATGAGAAGTCGGACTTTGGTGGTCAGGCGTTCGAGGCCACAGACGACTGTCCCTCTCTTCTGGAGAAGTTCCGCTGGAGGGAGGTCAACTCCTGCAAGGTGTTCGACGGCTGCTGGGTCTTCTACGAGAACCCCAACTACCGTGGACGCCAGTACTTCCTGGAGAAGGGGGAGTACCGCAAGCCTGGCGACTGGGGTGCAGTCAGCGCCACAGTCCAGTCCTTCAAGCGCTTCTCTGAGTGA
- the crygs2 gene encoding crystallin, gamma S2 isoform X2, whose protein sequence is MGRIVFYEDKNFQGRRYECDSDCSDFHSYLSRCNSIRVESGAWVVYERPNFMGYQYVLTRGEYPDYQRWMGLNDRISSCKIIHFTSGSSYKMQLYEKSDFGGQAFEATDDCPSLLEKFRWREVNSCKVFDGCWVFYENPNYRGRQYFLEKGEYRKPGDWGAVSATVQSFKRFSE, encoded by the exons ATGGGCAGG ATTGTCTTCTACGAGGACAAGAACTTCCAGGGCCGGCGCTACGAGTGCGACAGCGACTGCTCCGACTTCCACTCTTACCTGAGCCGCTGCAACTCCATCCGGGTGGAGAGCGGGGCCTGGGTGGTATACGAGAGGCCCAACTTCATGGGCTACCAGTATGTCCTGACCAGGGGAGAGTACCCAGACTACCAACGCTGGATGGGCCTCAATGACCGCATCAGCTCCTGCAAGATCATCCACTTT ACCAGCGGGAGCTCGTACAAGATGCAGCTCTATGAGAAGTCGGACTTTGGTGGTCAGGCGTTCGAGGCCACAGACGACTGTCCCTCTCTTCTGGAGAAGTTCCGCTGGAGGGAGGTCAACTCCTGCAAGGTGTTCGACGGCTGCTGGGTCTTCTACGAGAACCCCAACTACCGTGGACGCCAGTACTTCCTGGAGAAGGGGGAGTACCGCAAGCCTGGCGACTGGGGTGCAGTCAGCGCCACAGTCCAGTCCTTCAAGCGCTTCTCTGAGTGA